A stretch of DNA from Zonotrichia albicollis isolate bZonAlb1 chromosome 17, bZonAlb1.hap1, whole genome shotgun sequence:
TCTCCCACAGTATCTGATATGAAACAGCTACTTTGGGCTTggttttttaaaagttattaaTGCATTGCAGCTGAAGTCATCTGGGAACAAAAAATGGCAACACCAAGCACCGGGGAAATAAAATGTTTGCAAGCAGTTCTGGCCCTGAaatgcccagctctgccccaagGTGGatagcagagctgcagctggatccccttctgtgccagtgcctcactgGGGTGCCAATGGGGGTAAAGAAGCTGCTGGTTTGTTTCTGGGCTGGTTTTCCAGCTGCCCACCACATGCAGACCAGAGGTGAGCCAGGCCTAGTTTCTCTGGGCCTCTACAGGACCAGGGTGGCACTTCTGCTGAGCACACACAGGTGCCAGGACAGCATGGGACAGCCTGTGGGAGCAGGAAGGCATTGTGGTGCAAGTTCTGCTCTCCTGCCACCCCTTTTCCTGGTGACCACCATCACTTCTCCAAGCTGGCTCTGAGACTTGGGCTGGTCTCATGGCTTGGGGTAGGTCCTCTGGGCTGGGCCTGTTCACActgtcctgctgccctctgatCCTCAATTTCATCTTTGCAATGTACCCAATATCTTTCCAGGGTGAATTTCAGAGCACTGGACAAGAGATGCCCAACTCTTCAGAGCAGGGAACAGGCCTGGCACCTACCTGCAGAGTCACCTGCTCAGGAAACAGGCTGCACCTCATGCAGAGACTGCATTGagtcctggcaaacaaaaagaactcctattccctctcttttttttccctttacgCTGAAATGGTTTAtgattttctgctgcttcaTTTCTTTTACAGCCCAGAAGGAGCATACCTGAGGGAATTTTAGCTTTAGTACACCCCCAGGAATAATCAAGCCCTCCCACAGGCAGAAGGGAGGTTTGGTTTAATGTGTACTCACTCCAATGCCTACAAAAAGCTCAAGCCTTTGGGGCCCTGTGCAAaccccacagcactgctgctgagcTCGGGGGGCTCAGTTCTGTCTCCACTCACTGccttcctctgctcccagcagcactgctctgggatgctgcaggcctTTTACCTCCAGGAAAGCATCTCCCAGAAGTTAAGGAAGAGATGTGGAAAGGAGGGAATTCTGCCTGGGGCATCTTTGCTCTCTGACAGCGCAAGGGAGATGGTTTCAGATTTGATCTGCTCTCTTCACGTGCTCCTCTTGGCTGCCAGCCTCTACTTCCCTGCTCAGCATGGACCAGAAATGACCTCTCACCCCAACACTCTCAAGAGACCTTGATCTCTCTTCCCAGTGCACCTCTTCCTCAAagggcacagctgcctgtgctgggagcctccAGACCACAGTGGCTCAGCCTGCGCTGGGTGGGCTCTTCAGCAATAAATCTGCCATCACAGCTAATTAATTTAAGGCACAGCAAGTGAGACATGTGAGCCCTCAaccagctggggccaggctggaatcctggaatctccgtgtgcagctggagccaggctAGAATCCCGGGATCTCTGTGTACAGCTAgtgcaaaaccaaaagaagaactAAAGGCTGCTCACCCGCTTTGTTTCAGGCACCAGGTCATCCTTCATCCTCCTTTTGGTCCAATCCCTGGCCAGCTCATCCTCTGCTATCTCCTGGAGGTGGAAGACGGCGACTTGGGCCGACGTCCGGCGGATGCGGCCGCTTGGGGTCCTCTCAAAATCCTCTacaggagcaggctctggcttcACCTCTGGCTCCTCCGGAGGCTGCAAGAGAGACAGAGTCAGGGAGGGCATGACAAGAGAACAAGTGAGCTCTCCGGCCCCAGGatggggatgctgggattggggCTGTGTGTTTCCAGGCTTGCTTTGTGCCTCTGCCCTGGAGCATGGGAGCAAGGGGAGCAGCCGcctccctgagcccagcagcagccataGGCTGTGTCCCTCCGTGCTCCCACGGGTATAAATGTCTCCAGTTATTAGATTTAGGGAGTGATTAGCGTTGGATGCACTGTCAGTAGGGATCAACAGAACAGAAAGGGATGCTCCCCAGGGATAGAGCctgccaccccagcactggCAAGCAGCCGGCGCTTGTGAGGGAGCGGCCTGAGGTCTGGTTTTTTATTCCTGCACAGCATAGATGCAGGGTGGGCTGCAGCAAAGCcctgtgggcactggggaaAGGCAATGCTGCTGACCACTCCCATAAAACAACATTTTTGAAGGGGTGGAGGAGGGTGCACCCTGTTCCCCACAGCACTGCATGGTACAACACACATCATGGTGATTTGAGGGAGAAAACAACACCGGCCCGACGGCTGCACCTGCcttgcccggcccggccctgcccggctcaGTCCTGCCCACGGGCTCCGCAGCTCTGCAGTCCCCCCCGGGGGGGGATGGCCCCGCTCCTCGGGCCGCGGGGACCTCCGGGGGGCTCACCGAGGCCGTGTGCTCTGACCGCACATGATAGTCGTGGCCAGCCTTGGATTTGTACTTCTTGCCGCAGTGTGGGCAGCTGAACACGGGCTTGTCGGCCTCGGCAAGCTGCTTGCCACACCGCTTCTGGTGGTACTGGTAGCCCATCAGGCTGGAGAAATTGGCCACGCAGCCCTATGGAGATGGGGAGAAGGGGAGGGTTAAGGAGGGTTGGGGTTTCACGTGGCCATAAGGTTGGGGTGCCGTTTCTCCAGGGAGGAACATTCCCAAGGAGACCACTctgaagagcagctctgccaacCCATCCCATCCAAGTGCTGGGGAATTTGACAGTTCCCAAAGAGCCAGGCACAAGCACAACAGACAATgccctggagggacaggaggagctGTCCCCGCCCCGGCACTCCCTGCCCAAACACACGGACAGAGCTCTctggacagacacacagcaggcagcaggaggggaaggcACTGGGGAGGCGCTGCCTGCACGGACAGCAAAGCACACCCgcgggacaaacctctgccacaCGCCTCCCTTACCTGTTCGTGACTTGTCTGCAACCCGCTGGCTCTGCTTTTGGTGTGGTTTGGTTTTATGCTGTGCCCAGGACAGGCTGTGCTCCTTCCTGAGCTCAGGAGGCAGAACCTGCCCTCCAGCGCTCCTCAgtctgccctgtgcccaccctcctgcagggctgtcctgtTGCTGGAGGGCACAGAGCCACTAGGACAGGGATTGGGATGGCTGAGCTAAGGTGGAAACATTGAGCACATGCCAAGGGATGCCTGCAGAGTACATGTCCCCTTCTGCATGGGACTCTCTCCTTCCACTTTTTCACAGAACGAGAAACAAGAATTGTTCTCGTACCTCATTGGGGCATTTCAGTTTTCCCATCTGCTTTAGCACTTTCCTCAGCCTTTCCCGCTCTTCCTGTTCACCAAGTCCAGCGGTTTCCACAGGAACAGGCTGGAAACAAGGAAGTAACAGAAGCGACAGAGTCAACCATTTACTCATGtcctctgtgccaggagtgGATGGTAAAGCCCTGCCTTgcagggagctgccctgggctggagggaacCTCTCATTAGGAGAGCTGGATCTCCCACTGCTTCGTTGGTATGTGCTGGATCTGCTCAGGCCTTTTTTGTGATCACACCCAAAGGGCCAGCTGAGAAACCCAGGAACAGTTCCTGCACAGAGGATTCACCAGCAAGATTGAAGAGCAGGAGATTAAGGCACAGGTAAAAGACAAGTCACAACTGGTAAGCATGGGACATATAGAAATGTAGTTATGCCTTGCCCTGGTATCTCAGAGATGTACAAAATTTATTCACGATAAATTTTGTGGCTGCTTCTCCCATGCACATTGAAGAGCTAAAGATCAGATTTAGAGATTTGTGCAAGGCAGAACCCATCAGTCCCAGATTTGCAGGCACAGTTTTGGAGGCAGAGCTTTGCCACTCAAAATCCACCTCACCATACTCACCAGATCTTCCCCATACTGGGATCTGAAaccctgttttatttttccagtccTCTGCTCTACTTATCAGGATCAACAGGAGCCTAACTCACTACcagaggaggaagggggaaggCCACCATCCTGGCTGAGCAGTGTGTGAAATGGTCCAAAGGTGGATCCCTCCTTTACAAAGATCATGGAGAGAGGAGTTTTGATGGATGGCTTCCTCACCTGCACGGAGAAAGGAGGCACAAGacgagcacagcccagctcccttaCCTTGCTGACGTGTTCAGCCATGGTGTGGTAATTCAGCCCAGCTTTGGACTTGAACTGCTTTTTGCAGTGCTGACACTTCAAGGCATCCTGCAGCTGAAGGAATTAAAGGCAAGTCACCAGACAGGCGACATCCTcccaagggctgcagctgctggtcaATAACCCCATGGGTGGCTGTTGCTGCAGCAGTACCCCAGTGGTGGGACCCAGCAGGCAACACAGCACCCCTGTTTTCCATCCCAGGCCCTGTCTGCAGCTCAGAGCTTTCTCTCTGTTGTCCTGGACACTGTTATCAAATCCACATGCCCCAATTTTTGGAAAACATTCCATTTTGGATTTAGATTTAAAGCCTCACTGGCTGAAAACATCTGGATCTGGCGTCTTACTCTTCCTGTTAAAGGGTTAGAGAGAGAAGAAGCTTTGATCTACCAATGCCAGTGGACTGTGTGATCTACCAATGCCAGTGGACTGTGCTTTGCAGTCCTGTTAAGTAAGACAGATCCTGGCATACAGTGCAATTTCTGGGTGCCTGGGCTGTGTGAAATTAAGGACACAATCAGAGGAGGATATTTTCTACCTCTCATTGCCCTGCTGTTTGACCCAGCTCGACCTCCTGAGTGTATGGGGAGATGCATTAACTGCACACCCTGAGGTACAAGGGGCACTTGCACAGTGGGTGAACAGATCTTGGCTTTTACTGAGGCAGGGACCAGAATTTACTGGTTCAGGAGGTTCATGCTCTGGGCACCAGGAGACAGAGTATCTCGACAGGGAGCCAGTGCCTGGCCAGCCGTGGTCATtcctgcttctcctgccagATGATTGAAGGGAGAGTGGTGGAGGTGAAGCAAGACTGAACTAAAAGCTGAAGAGGCAATGAAGATGGATCTGCAAATCTCTCCTCATTATGGAACTCCGGGAAAATGAAGAATAGACTCACTGCAGTCAATTGGGAGTGACTCATGGTACCTGCACTCCCATCAGTTAATCTTGTCCCAGAACCAAGCACTTCATCCTAACAAGGTGGATGCTAACAGCTCCTTGACCCATTATATGCCACTAGCAGCTAACCTGGGATTTACTCCTCTGGTCAACACTTAAACACATACCATGTCCAGATTCTAACAAGCTCTCCCACCTGGGATACCAGGAGTATATAACTGCCCTTgcctccttcaggcccaagcACGTTGCAACCCTCTTTATCCCTTATTTCCTTtccaaaaccaaaggaaacaAGTCCCTAAGCAGACTGCTTAGTGCAGACTGCTCCTTTTTTCTTAATAAGAGTTTTGGGAGCCTGCACATCCTTTCCCCATTGTCCAGCTAAGGAATATATCAGTCATTAAAAAGAGGGGGTGCCTCAaccccaggctggctctgatAGGCATCCCACGTGGCTGTAGCAGCAGGGTCTCACTCAGGTTGTGCCACAGGTTCATCTCAGAGATGAAATGCTGAGAGCTGGACCTCTGGTCACACACCTGGAGCTTAGGGACTGTCCTGTCTGGTTTCCATGAAGCATCCtagctcccagagcagcacagccagctctggcaAGGACTCTCCCTCTCAGGAAGTGTGACAGAACACCcactccaagggctggagcccgAAATCTTCAGCTGAATATAGGGCTGGCATATTTCGAGCATGGAAGACACCGCTgactgctccagcagagccctgctcagcaggtcatctggctgtgcagcctgcacacagccagcctggcctgggagaTGCTCCAAAGTGGAGGAAATATGACCAATGATGGCCAGGATCCCCACTTCACTGAGGCCAGGAGGATATTGGAGGCGGCAGGATTCTGCCCAGCGTTGCTGTaggatggggtttgggagggAGAGCAGCCTCCCACTGCTGTATCAACAGCAAGGCAATGGCTGGGGAAGCATTCACAGCAAATGAATGTGGAATCAAAGCCCAGCCACATATTTTCAAAGCAGGAGGCATCGATCCCACGTTGGCTTTCTGTGGCGACGGCTCCGCCAGGTGACGGATGAAGATGTAATCCTGTGCTCTGATGGATGGTGGAGTGGCACAGAGACAATTTTTCACTGCACCATTACTGAACTCCTGCATCCTGACAGCCTGCCTGAGCACATCCAGGCTCAGAGTCTCCCTGAGACACGCTCTCATGCAACCAGTTTATCTGGTCTGATACAAGGCACAGCACACAGTGAAACcccacagccagggctccaGAGGAGGCCAGATTAGAGACAGCCCCAACAATCTCTCCAACCTTAAAACTATTCCTTTAGCTACTAGAAATGCCTGACTCTGTTGAGACACTGGGGCAAAGGGATTCAGAATTGCTGAGAATTAGTGTCCAAATCCCTCTGGGTCAATGCAAGCCAGCCATCAAGCTGAAGATGACCAACAAGTCTTCTATCAAACACAGTTGAGAAAGGTTTTAGGGGCATCACTGCACATTTATGAGAGGCACACAAACACATCCATTCCCCTTCAAAATTCTTGTGTTTGAATAAAGCAAGGCCTTACTTTCTGGCAGACATCCATGTGTTTCTTGAGTCCCACAATAGTCTTCCTAGTTATAACACTGCAGGTTGGACAGCAAACTTCCCCCTTCTCGCTGATCTCCCGCTGCCACTGGTCCTCGGGGTTTGCTGGTGAGGGAGAGAAGAGAGGTGTTACATCCGATCTGCCTCGGCTGCTTGATTTGATAAGTTGAAAAGCAGTGAAGTGGGAAAGTTCctgatattaaaaaaagagaTAGGCTCTCCCAGGCAAAGCCAAAACTGAACATGAACCATGCAgctctccctctcccactctcctgcagctgcccaaGTAAACTGGGTCACTGGGTCAATTTTACATGGAGTTACCAGACCTGATGACCTGGGGAAAGAcccaggtcttttccaaccacTCTACTATCTTGCACACTGGGAGTTATAAAAAGATGATGATGCCCTCAGCCCCCTGATCCTGCCCTGCTTGGAATAACTTCCCCCTGCCAAGTGAAACAATTAGCGGGAGTGAAACAAAGGTGAGCGTCTCAGCTCCATCCGGACGTGTGCCTGGAAAGCTTCCCTGGCAATCCTCTTCTGACAGACACGGAGGAAGCTGGGGACTGCTGGCTTCCAGGCATCTGTTTATTTGAATGGCTGTGACTagccttaaaaaaacccaaaataagaGATATGTGGGGCCAAAAGCAGCTCCCAGGCCCAGAGTTCACACTGTgttctcagcagagcagcactggcctTCCAGCAAGGGAAGCCTGGGCTGAATAAAATCCGCCAAGTCTGTTTATTTGGATGCTCTTGCATGGCTGTGAGATCAGAGAGTCGTTTATTTGAATTTGAAAGCAGTGCAAGGCACTGCAGCTGTGTTTATCTTGCACATCCTGCGTTCCTCCTGCTGTCAGAGCTCTCAGGGAAAGCAAGCAACCTGTGCTGGGTGTAGGCTGCACCTCGAGGCTCAGGGAAGGAATAATTATGCTCACAGTTATGCACTGGTGTCATTCATGGGAATGATGTTAGAAAAATGCCATCATCACATGGGTCACATGCTGACTCACAGTGAAGCCAGGTGGAACTTGGCTCTCAACTCCCAGCACTTCCATCACATTGACCTGGCAGTGAACTGAAGGTAAGGTGCTCCTCAGGACGTCAGTTGTGGCAGCACCAATATTttagcagcagtggctgttTCCTCATCTGTGTTATAGCTCAAaagggcaggagctgtgtgctCCTACCTCTGACTTTGTGCTGGTTCTCCTGACAAACCTGACAGAAAACTCACTCAGCAAACAACCCGCTGGGCCAAGAGGGTGTGGGGACCACAAGCTGCAGGTGAAGGTGGGATGGAGGCATGAAGGTAGGGGTCATGCAGGCTTGGGGCAATGCACAGAAAAGGAGCTAAactgcacacagagctgctgcctgtgctttgCCCCCACCAGCCTCACCTGCTGGTGGATGCACAGGCGTTTCCTTCTTCACACCAACTCCTGGAGGTTTCTTTTTCAGCTCCTCCATGTTGGCATTTCCCTCCAGCTTCTTGGCTCGATGAGCTTTTGCTTTGTCCTCTGCTTTGACAAGACCTGTAAAGAAAGAGGATTTTTGTTCACTACTTACTTTAATGCCTTCAGAGCAACTCACATTTAACAGGTAAAAAAATCTCTCCCTCTAAGCCAGGGACACTGAGCTGGCTGCATATCTGCCAAGGCTGTACATGTAGGCTCAGGTCCATAATTAtgacaagcaatattctaacaGCTTGTGGTGTTTTACAAACAGCATCATTTTTCCCAACACAAGTTTATGAACTATGGAAACTCCGTGGCAAAGTGAGGTAGGATCCCTCCAGCCAGGCGGACAGGCTGGGGTGAAGAGAATAGGGTGTTTTGCAACAAACTGAAAGGGGGAATTGGAACAGCAAGTTCAGTTTGTAAAAGGGATGTTCCTGATGTTCCTGTGCTGGAAGGGCTGTTTAACTCCCCTGAATCCCCAAATCCATGTGCAGCTCAGCCCAGTGCCTGTGCTTCCACAGAAGGTGCTGGTGGCAATGAGGGGACTACCAGGGTCAGATCCACATCCCCCTAAACCTGGGGTTGTGACTCTTGCAAACCCAGGGCCTGAATGGAGACAGCACCCCATGACGTGCTGGGGCACCCCGGTCTTTGGGCAGTGACTGCCACATGGAGCTTGGGGAGCACAGGCAGACCCCTGCCCCATCTTCACCTCCCATCTGAGGCACTGGGTCATGGGCACACCTTGTTCTCCAGGAACCCACAGCAGATGGTTCAGTCTCCAGCAGCGCCTCTGTGGGGAGGATAAGGGAAACAAGCCCAGACTTCCCAGGAGCCAGAGGAAATGAAATCACAGAGACCACATCCAGCCTGCTTGTCAGTGCTCAATTCCTTCAAAGCCATTAGTGCCTCTCCCCCGAGTGCCTCATACTGGAAGGTGctgcctcctgcagtgcctggaaaTCTGCTTCCTATTTCTCTGGCTGAACATATCTCATAGTCAGCCTGAATCCAGTTGCTCTCAttccagggatgctccaggattTCCCCCTCCTTCCCGAGCCCATTTGGGTGTATTTATGGAGCATGACCAAAGTCCCACTTGCTCTTGCTttgtcaggctgcagcagccaaTTCCCGGGCCTCGTCTCAGCAAACATCCCGGCAACATGTCTCCTCTGCCTTGGATTCATTCTCCTGAACGTGGGCGACCAGCCCAGGAGATGGAGGCTGAGGGATGGGTGCGTCACGAGCCGCTCTACGCAGCAGAGTTCCTTCTGACGCCGCTGGAAGCGCTGCGGCACGCAGCATGGTGGGATGCTGGTGAGATGATGTTTCTCATATCTCACTGGTGTCAGCAGCTCATTACTCTTGTGTTACACACGAACATGCCCAGATCCTTTCCTCTGTGCCCTCATTTCCCAGTGCCAAGCTCCAGAGCAGAGCGGACTGGGTTAAtcagtcccagctctgctgctgcttttcactCCCTTTATGGCTATCTCATGGtaaaaggtgccagctcctcCAGTGTGAGATCCTCAGGCTTTGGCTCCACCACAAGTAGCCCTTCCCTTGGGAAAGGGACTTCCCTGCAATGCCCCAGGGAGAAGGTACAACCTACAGCTGCCCAGAGTTGTCCTGCATTACCTTTCAGTCCAAATGTCCCCGAGATGGATGGCTGCTCCCCCGTAAACTTCTTaggagttttctgtttccttcctgACTCaaaagagagaaacagagagagagatttGGTCAAATAACTGTACTGCCAGGGGGATTCATCAGTCCTGGGGCATGGGGTGGGCACACACTCACTGTTAGGAGTGGGTCAAAGGCTGTCAGATGAAGCACCCACCCACTAAACACCAACAGACTGCTGCTTCTCACTCCACAAAACCAGGATAAATCTGTTATTCAGGTTTAATTCAATGAGTGAAAGTGGTGGCTCTGTCTAGTGCAAAAGCTAAGCAGCTCCCACATGTGGCTatgtggctgtggtggtttgcTTTGGTGTTGCAAGCAGTGGAAACCATAGTGGGGACAACCACTGCCCtacagcagctcagcagtggccatggacagatAGATTCCTCACCCTGCCCCAATCCTTCAGGAAGACGGGTTTGCCAGAACCATCCTGGTTTAACCTCACACACTCAGAGAGGACAGACAGGCTGACACGGCAGCTTGCTGTGCTGCCAGGAATTCAACCCATTTCCAATCCTATCATAGgattgttaaggttggaaagATCTCTAAGATCATTGAATCCAACCATCACACAGGTCCTCTAGAAATATTTCCACCACAGCTACAATGGGGTTTTGACTCCCAGTGAAGCTGCAAGAAACTGGAGAGCAGGGCAAGTTATCAAGGTCTGGAAACAAGGCTTGGCCACCCCTTGCATTCAGAGACACTCTCAGCAGTGTTGGCTGCAGCAGATCCCCTTCCCGTGGGACACCTTCTGAAGCAGCGTAGCCCTGGGCTCTAATCTTACTGTGCTTCATCCTCTCGGGGTCTTCCTCCTGCAGGGAGGCCtggctgccccgctgctgcccgACATCCTTGCCACTGGAGGACTTGGCCGTGGGGGTGGCAGCTGCCATGGCCTCAGCTGCTGCAATCTGGAACTCCTTGCTCTCCCGGCTCTCCGCCAGGCACTCGCCGTTCTCCGCGTGCTCCTGGGCCACGGCTTTTTCCGTCTTTGCCTGTTTGGGATGGATGGTGGGGCAAGCTGAACTCTCAGCAGGTCTAGGGCAAAGCACAGAGGGCTTGTTTAAAGAGGGCTTGTTAGACAAGTGTCCTGACACCTCTCCCCCCTCGCCAGCCCAGGTTGTAGGAATGGAGGCAGGCATGTTCCCCTTCTCCCAACCATCCCCGTGCCACTGCCATGCAGCCCAGCCACAGCCTGGTACCTTTTCTTTCCACTGCTCTTCCCAATGGCCTTGGGcactttgttttctgctttgctgGTTGGCACTGGCCGGTCCAAGTGATTCCAGAGGCGATGCTTTTCCAGCTGGGTTTTGGAGGTGAAGGCAGCTTCGCAGTATGAGCACGAGTATGTCAGCTTCTCTGAAATTGCACcctgagaggagcagggagaggcaggtgaGCACAGATGTTAGATCACAAAAGAGAGGCTTTTTCTGACATAGGCAGGAACATAAATCATGTGTAATACCCTTCTGCCCTTCCAAACGATTACCCAGAGTCCATGATCCCTCTGGGCCAGACCTCACATTGAGCTGCAGAGATCTCAGTCCCTCCCACACACTCACCTCACAAACTGCTCCTGGCCCACCTCTGCCCTCCCCATTTCCTCATTTTAACCTCATGTTTTTCCTGGTGTTTAAGGCCTGAGAGCAGCTTTACCCTGCAGATGGCAATTCAAGAGCCAGCCCCTGGAAAGGACAGACAGTTCTGCAGTCTCCTTACCCCCTGGCAGCGCTGATAGTGGTACTTCAAGCCATAAATGCTGGGGAACTCCAGCCAGCAGCCTGAATTGGGACATTTCACCCTGGAGTGGGCTTTGAATTCGTCCTTCCACTGGTTCATCAGGGGGAGCTGGGAACAGGAGAAACAAGAGATAGCTGAGTGAAGAGCACCCTGTGCCTGTGTGTATGTGCTGATGCATCCCAAGGGAGCTGGGAGAGCACAGGGGACCTCTGATCTTTCCCATCCATCCTTTCCACCTTCCACCACCAGTCCTAAAGAGGACCCCAGAGATGTGTTTCAGTGTATCAGTGCTCACTCCAGTgagagctgctgggacagaTGCTGCAGGCTCCACAGGCTAATGATTCCTGCTGAGGCTTTACCTTGCTGTGCTTCCCagagcacacaaacacactccCTACCAGGCTGGGGAATAAATCAGGCCTGAAGTCACCTGGCTGATTTAATCACCCCACATTTCATCTAGTCCGTAAATCACCCCAAGCCCCTGCTCTCATGACAAACTGCTCCATGTGTTGTCCATGCTACCAGGCAGGAATTAAACTGCACAACTCTGCAGGGAATAAATCACTCCCTTGCCATTGCTGCTGGCTCATTAGCCAAGCCTGGCATGGCTGTGACAGCATCCAGTCATCTGGACATGGCCCTGGGAAAGCGAAGCTGGAAAGGGGTACAGCTCCTTAACCAGGGCTTTGGAAAGTAATGGAGGCCTGCATGTAGGGTTGAGGGACCACGATCTTGCTCAGCCCAAGACAAGGCTGTTCTGAAGATTAAACCACAGTGGAATAGGACTGGTTGGAGTGTACAGTGCAGGGCACATCAGACAGAGTGAAGCAGGGAGGGCTCAGGGACTGGAGTGTGTGAGGTCTTACAGGGATGTCTTTCAGCGCCTGGTTCTCAGCCTTGGgtcttcctttcttcctgccTTCAGTTTTGTCACTGGTTGCATTTCCTGcaaacagacacagcacaaTCACCAGCTGTGCCAGAGGAACTGATGTCCCAATAAttctgctgcccagccccagcctcctgctccctgccttgTGCCCTCAGCTCTAGGCTGGCCATTCTCTGTCCTAGCAAGGATGGAGATACCCCTCTAGAAGGCAATGCCAGCTCCCCTGCAAATGAGGTGCTGATAAGATGTGACACAGGGAAAAACAGTCTCCTGAACACAGGCGTGTTCATATTGCGGACAGCTGGAGTTCATTCCCTTTAGCAATAACTTATCCTCCTCTGTTTGCAATTATGGCTTTAATCCCCTCAAGGTAACAGTGGCATCTGGGAAACATTTAGGGCACACGCATTTCCCCACAAAGCCACTGATTTTGGAAGCCCCATCTGAGCTGCATCGCTGGGGTCCAACCCTCTCCAGGGGTGCAGGCACCCCTCAGCATCCAGAGCTGCCCTTACCAAGGTAAAGGCAGTGGGACCCTCTCTCATAGAGGGGATCTGCCCAGCATAAAaagacaggaggaaaaatctccttGTGCCTGGAGATTCCTGGATAGAGAAATCAGCCATCCATCAGTGTGACAGCCCTTAGTGTGAGGGTCCCCTGGGGCTTGTACGCCTGCAAGCCTCCATCCCGGGGGCCGCGACACGGGAGGCAGCAGATGGCCTGAACTCATTTAAGCCTTTCCATCCTTTGATGTAGCACTTAGCTACCAACACGATAAATGGGCGGCGAGACACCCATCTCGTTAAGCCAGACACACGCCTCTCCGAAGGGAGAGACCATCTccatccctcccctcctgctcccagcaaccagctctcagagctgggctttttggccagcacagccctcactgGTGAGTCAAAGTGAGGAGCAGACACATCAAGATCCAGGCCACTTGTTTTGGCAGCCACTCCTCAGATCCTGCCTCTGGGCTCATCCTCTCTGCCCCATCCACCTCCACTGAAAGGACAAATCAGCTCCTTACCCAGCTTGGGCAGCTCTGCCGGTGGGTTTATCCTTGTCTCTGTCCTGCTTTCTTTGCTGGCAGTGGGTTTGTTAGAGCCTGCAGTTTTCCTTCCACCTTTACAGGTATAGGAATCCGCCATCTCTGAAAGA
This window harbors:
- the ZNF512B gene encoding zinc finger protein 512B isoform X2; the encoded protein is MADSYTCKGGRKTAGSNKPTASKESRTETRINPPAELPKLGNATSDKTEGRKKGRPKAENQALKDIPLPLMNQWKDEFKAHSRVKCPNSGCWLEFPSIYGLKYHYQRCQGGAISEKLTYSCSYCEAAFTSKTQLEKHRLWNHLDRPVPTSKAENKVPKAIGKSSGKKRPAESSACPTIHPKQAKTEKAVAQEHAENGECLAESRESKEFQIAAAEAMAAATPTAKSSSGKDVGQQRGSQASLQEEDPERMKHRRKQKTPKKFTGEQPSISGTFGLKGLVKAEDKAKAHRAKKLEGNANMEELKKKPPGVGVKKETPVHPPAANPEDQWQREISEKGEVCCPTCSVITRKTIVGLKKHMDVCQKLQDALKCQHCKKQFKSKAGLNYHTMAEHVSKGCVANFSSLMGYQYHQKRCGKQLAEADKPVFSCPHCGKKYKSKAGHDYHVRSEHTASVSPPEVPAARGAGPSPPGGDCRAAEPVGRTEPGRAGPGKPPEEPEVKPEPAPVEDFERTPSGRIRRTSAQVAVFHLQEIAEDELARDWTKRRMKDDLVPETKRLNYTRPGLPKLNPRLLENWKNEVKEKGRINCPNNCCEAIYSSVSGLKAHLANCNKGEHSVGKYRCLLCQKEFSSESGVKYHIIKAHSENWFRTSSEASRKKKNREQLSSSKEEKKKSTNGKKRGRKPKERPPEMSPKGRESVAAKTNHKKSLEHWEGSRGSPEGDELGLKPPSQRKGGASKMPEK
- the ZNF512B gene encoding zinc finger protein 512B isoform X1 is translated as MADSYTCKGGRKTAGSNKPTASKESRTETRINPPAELPKLGNATSDKTEGRKKGRPKAENQALKDIPLPLMNQWKDEFKAHSRVKCPNSGCWLEFPSIYGLKYHYQRCQGGAISEKLTYSCSYCEAAFTSKTQLEKHRLWNHLDRPVPTSKAENKVPKAIGKSSGKKRPAESSACPTIHPKQAKTEKAVAQEHAENGECLAESRESKEFQIAAAEAMAAATPTAKSSSGKDVGQQRGSQASLQEEDPERMKHRRKQKTPKKFTGEQPSISGTFGLKGLVKAEDKAKAHRAKKLEGNANMEELKKKPPGVGVKKETPVHPPAANPEDQWQREISEKGEVCCPTCSVITRKTIVGLKKHMDVCQKLQDALKCQHCKKQFKSKAGLNYHTMAEHVSKPVPVETAGLGEQEERERLRKVLKQMGKLKCPNEGCVANFSSLMGYQYHQKRCGKQLAEADKPVFSCPHCGKKYKSKAGHDYHVRSEHTASVSPPEVPAARGAGPSPPGGDCRAAEPVGRTEPGRAGPGKPPEEPEVKPEPAPVEDFERTPSGRIRRTSAQVAVFHLQEIAEDELARDWTKRRMKDDLVPETKRLNYTRPGLPKLNPRLLENWKNEVKEKGRINCPNNCCEAIYSSVSGLKAHLANCNKGEHSVGKYRCLLCQKEFSSESGVKYHIIKAHSENWFRTSSEASRKKKNREQLSSSKEEKKKSTNGKKRGRKPKERPPEMSPKGRESVAAKTNHKKSLEHWEGSRGSPEGDELGLKPPSQRKGGASKMPEK